From Gammaproteobacteria bacterium, a single genomic window includes:
- a CDS encoding pentapeptide repeat-containing protein, producing MGRIQLVKKMKHQADLIATLFTLGLFTCSQGALGLDIEGCVIEPYTVCGDAQLSNANLAQANLTGAMLAGADLSGTNLSTANLSGADLSGADLSSAKLFSANLSNTLLFQANLSDTNLANARLDGANLEFANLEGASLLNANLAGANLGGANATDAAMAGASYDGRTIFTTGFDPSARGLVFRETSDR from the coding sequence TTGGGTAGAATTCAACTGGTCAAGAAAATGAAACACCAGGCAGATCTTATCGCGACCCTGTTTACACTCGGTCTTTTCACTTGCAGCCAGGGAGCGCTGGGCCTTGATATCGAGGGGTGCGTTATCGAACCGTACACAGTTTGCGGGGATGCCCAATTGTCGAATGCCAATCTTGCTCAAGCCAACCTGACCGGTGCGATGCTGGCGGGTGCCGATCTCAGTGGCACCAATCTATCAACCGCTAACTTGTCAGGCGCCGACTTGAGCGGTGCTGACCTAAGTAGCGCGAAACTGTTTTCTGCAAACCTGTCGAACACCCTCCTGTTCCAGGCAAATTTGTCAGACACCAACCTGGCAAACGCCAGGCTTGATGGCGCTAACCTCGAATTTGCAAACCTCGAAGGAGCAAGCCTGTTAAACGCGAACCTTGCAGGTGCGAATCTCGGGGGTGCCAACGCAACCGATGCCGCAATGGCTGGCGCGAGTTACGATGGCAGAACAATCTTCACGACCGGATTTGATCCGTCAGCTCGTGGCCTGGTGTTCCGGGAAACATCTGACCGATAA
- a CDS encoding CDP-alcohol phosphatidyltransferase family protein produces MSFRQDILKTPNLVSMIRILIAPVLFVFAFLGMETWFLGVLLFSGLTDVVDGFLARKFNMITPLGAHLDSWGDFTIYSTMAACAWILWPEITRRELLYYAMILFSFLLPALVGLVKFGKLTGYHTWAVKIAVFATFVGYIALYAEVASWPFMLASILCVIAGLEEIMITFILHEERTDVRSIVTALRIRREDT; encoded by the coding sequence ATGAGCTTCAGGCAGGACATACTTAAAACACCGAACCTGGTCAGCATGATCAGGATCCTGATCGCGCCGGTGCTGTTCGTTTTCGCCTTTCTCGGCATGGAAACCTGGTTCCTCGGCGTACTCTTGTTTTCCGGCCTTACCGACGTGGTAGACGGATTCCTGGCACGCAAATTCAACATGATCACGCCGCTTGGCGCACACCTCGACAGCTGGGGCGATTTCACGATCTACAGCACGATGGCCGCCTGCGCGTGGATCCTGTGGCCCGAAATCACCCGGCGTGAGCTACTGTATTACGCAATGATCCTGTTCAGCTTTTTATTACCGGCACTGGTCGGGCTGGTGAAGTTCGGCAAGTTGACCGGTTATCACACCTGGGCCGTCAAGATCGCGGTGTTTGCCACCTTCGTGGGCTATATCGCGCTCTACGCCGAAGTAGCTAGCTGGCCGTTCATGCTCGCGAGCATATTGTGCGTCATTGCCGGCCTTGAAGAAATAATGATCACGTTCATTCTGCACGAGGAACGCACCGATGTGCGTTCAATCGTGACCGCGTTGCGAATCCGCAGGGAAGACACGTGA